ATATCGGCTAAAAGCTCCAGATTTCTTGCTCTCTGCCCGTTCCCGGCCAAGCAAGAAAGCTCTTCCCGATGGGAAGAGCCTTTCGAGAATCAGACTCGCTACTCTTATTTCGGCTGAGGCGCGTTCTGTTCCACGGCTCGCAGCAGCGCCTGGGCATCCTCTTCGTTGGTCACGCGAACTTTTCTGCCATCCGGGAGCGTGATCTCCCGCCCATTCGACGGATCGACTCCCTTCGTCACAAAAGTCCCTGTGCCCCCATCGGGCATCTTCATCTCCATCACGCCGCCGGACGTCAGGTCCGCGCCGTTCGCGTCGACCGTCAGGTGGACGGTTCCGTCCGGCTGTCGAACCGCCTCGCCGACGACGTTTGCGGTTCCACCGTTATTCAGATGCATCACGCCGGAAAAGTGAATCGGTCCCACGCAATGCCGCTGGCAGCCCCCGCCGCGAAACAGCCGCCCGCGAGTGCCGCGGCAAACAGAAATCGCTTCCACCCAAAGCCTCTCGTGCTCATGATCTGCTCCTGCAATTTGCGCCAATCCGGTTCTCCTGTCCACTGCGCAGCGGACAGCGACTTCAAGGCGTTTTCAACTGGATCGTTCTTGTTGCTCATGATCGTGTTTCCGTTTCCGTACTGCGCCGAAGGTGCCCGTCGCGATCAAGTTCCCTTCGCAGCGATTCCCTTGCACGCGCCAGCCTCGATTTGACCGCCTGAGTGTTAATTCCGAGCATCATGCTGATTTCTTCGAGCGGCATCCCTTCGAGATAATGCGATGAAAGCACTTCCTGCTGCGACGCCGGAAGCCGGAGCAGCGCCGCAAGCGCCGGTGTTTGCTCGCCTTCGAGCCGCGGCTCGGGCAGCATTTCTCGAAAGATCGGGATCCGTCGGAGGATGCCGCGCAGCCCGCCTCGCGCCGAACCTACCGGTTCACTCGGTTGTGCGCGATGCGCCGAAGCCAGACCAGCATCGGAACTTCCGCCCGGTATGTGTGGATCGAGCAGAACGCGGCGACGAAGACGTCGTTCGCCAGGTCCTCGGTGACGTGCTTGTTCCCCGTCCGCCGGTAAATCAGGCCCGCGACCGCTCCGTAGTGCTCGCGATAGAGCAAACCGAAAGATTCTGTGTGGAGTGCGGCCGTCGAATCGCCGGCCGTTTTTGCTGCCTCGACCCGCCCCTCCGGCTCGCCCGCACAGATGCCCGTGTGATTCCATCACACCTCTCAAGAGTCACAGGATTCCCGGAGGTTCCGGCCGCCGTTGGGTGTTTTGGGGTTTTTCGCAAATTCTCCGGTGCGTACGCTTGCGGCTCGAATTCCCCCCGGGGTACGACCCCCAATGCCAGCCCACTCGCTCCCTTCACTGAGTCATCCAAGCTCATGCCAACACTCAACATCAACAAAAACACCCACATCCATCTCCCGGCCGACACCAATCAGGCCCTCGGCATCGCGCAGTACGCCATCGACTTCATGTCCGATTCGCCAGCCAAAAGAGGCGAACCCGACCAGTCTGTCCTCGATCGCACGGAGTTGTTCCACACAGACGCGAATCTCTGCGGCGTCTCGGCCCTCGCGCTCGGCACCAACGCCCCCACCATCCTCCGCGCCGAAGCGCACCAGTATGCAACGCCGGTTTCCGGCAGTGGTTCACTCGCGGGCGTGCCGTGGGCAAGAGGCGCTGTCCGCTCGGGTGTCCCCACTTTTGGAAGCCGCACCGATGTGCAGGTCGAAAAGGCACTCGTCGCCAACGGCGCTGCCGTGCGCGAGTGGGACTCGAACGGAACCAATTTCGGTTTCAATCCCGAACTCGGTCACACCGCCGGCGAGTTCGGCCACAACGATTTCTACGGCGTCGCGCTCG
The DNA window shown above is from Phycisphaeraceae bacterium and carries:
- a CDS encoding sigma-70 family RNA polymerase sigma factor — its product is MLPEPRLEGEQTPALAALLRLPASQQEVLSSHYLEGMPLEEISMMLGINTQAVKSRLARARESLRRELDRDGHLRRSTETETRS